In the genome of bacterium, the window TACCCGGTGATACCTAATAGGGAGGAGGAGATCTTGGCGGTGAGTCCATTGGCCCAAAGGCGCGGTTTCGAGCCACTCCCGGATGAGGAGTCCGGTCCCACGACGGTTGAGAAGATCGGTCGCTTCGAGCTCGTCGAAGAGATTGGCAAGGGCTCGATGGGGATTGTCTATCTAGCCCGAGATCCGATGATCGGCCGCTGGGTGGCCGTGAAGAAACTGACCGGCATCAAAGGCAAGGCTCTGGATCCCGACACCGTTCGCCGTCTGCTGATCAACGAAGCGCGTAATGTGGGCGCTCTCGAGCATCCCGGGATCGTGATGGTCTTCGACATCGTCGAGGATCGCAGTGGCGAGGTCGAGGCTCTGGCCATGGAGTTCGTCGGTGGGAAAAGCCTCCGCCAGCGCCTCGATGACCCCGAGCCGATGTCGCTCAAGTTCATCAGCGAGATTCTGACCGCGGTCGCCGAGGTCCTCGATTATGCGCACGAGAACGGCTGCATTCACCGCGACGTGAAGCCGGCGAATATCCTGCTCGGCAACGACGGGGTGATCAAGGTCGCCGACTTCGGCATTGCCGCGCTGCGCGGAGAAGACCTGGCCAGCGAGCTTCGAAACCTGGGTACGCCGAATTACCTTGCGCCCGAGCGGGTCATGGGCCAGCCGGGCGATCAGCGAACCGACATCTATTCACTCGGGGTCATTCTCTACGAGCTTCTCACCCGGCATCTGCCGTTCGAGGCGACCTCGATCGCGGAGCTGGTGCAGAAGATTGTGCAGGAAGAGCCGACGCCTCCGGAGCGGTTCGCGCCCGAGCTGATGCCGGGCTTCAAGGCGGTTTTGGCCCGCGCGCTCGCCAAGGAGCCCGGGGATCGATACGAGACCGCCGGTGCCATAGCCACCGAAGTGCGTGAGATCGTCGAGGCCCAGGCGGCCCTGAACGACACCGTGCCGGCGCCCTTCCCGCTGCGGCCGAAGAGCGCCGAGGCAGCCGTGCCCGAGGAGCTGGAGCGGCCGAAACCGGAAGCGAAGGCGGAATCCGGGCCCCCGTCCGAGCTGCTCTCGCCCCTGGAGCCGACCGTTGCGGCGCCGATCGAGGAGGTCCTGAGGTCGCATCTCGAAGCCGAGCTGGAAGAGGTCGAGTGGGAGAGCGCAGTGACCGCCGCGCCCCCTGCTCCTGAGCAAGAAGATCCCCGGGGGCAGATCCTGAGGGCGCTGCGGTTGACGCGTGCTCTGGGAGGGCGAGCCTGGCGGCTCCTTCGATCGCTGGTTCCTCCGGCCGTTTCCATAGCTCGTCGCGGCGGCGTCGCCGTTCGCGAGCGGCCTGCCTTCGCGGCCGTAGCTGCATTCGTCGTGGCCCTGCCCTTGCTGCTGATGGCATTCAGCGACGGCGGTGCGGCGGATCCGGTGGTCCGATCCACGGATGAACCCTCGGCGGCGATGCGTAGGCGAGTGGTAGGGCTCCTGGAGCAGAGCCGGGTGCTCCTTGCCGCCGGTGACGTTCAGGCGGCAGGGGACTATCTAGACCAGGCCGAAATGCTCTTTCCCGTGGATGCCGATCCCGGCGTGAGTGCTCTGATTGGGCGCGCCGCCGAGCTGGAGATGGAGCGGTTGGATCGTATCGATGAGGTCGCTCAGAACGCCCATCTCGAGATCGCTCGGGCCGACTTCAA includes:
- a CDS encoding serine/threonine protein kinase encodes the protein MSPLAQRRGFEPLPDEESGPTTVEKIGRFELVEEIGKGSMGIVYLARDPMIGRWVAVKKLTGIKGKALDPDTVRRLLINEARNVGALEHPGIVMVFDIVEDRSGEVEALAMEFVGGKSLRQRLDDPEPMSLKFISEILTAVAEVLDYAHENGCIHRDVKPANILLGNDGVIKVADFGIAALRGEDLASELRNLGTPNYLAPERVMGQPGDQRTDIYSLGVILYELLTRHLPFEATSIAELVQKIVQEEPTPPERFAPELMPGFKAVLARALAKEPGDRYETAGAIATEVREIVEAQAALNDTVPAPFPLRPKSAEAAVPEELERPKPEAKAESGPPSELLSPLEPTVAAPIEEVLRSHLEAELEEVEWESAVTAAPPAPEQEDPRGQILRALRLTRALGGRAWRLLRSLVPPAVSIARRGGVAVRERPAFAAVAAFVVALPLLLMAFSDGGAADPVVRSTDEPSAAMRRRVVGLLEQSRVLLAAGDVQAAGDYLDQAEMLFPVDADPGVSALIGRAAELEMERLDRIDEVAQNAHLEIARADFNRARASIDQLIELEAPEETLEPLEASLRQARERVRRARAAPEPEPPPVIVVPVPAPKPVRVVRAPQPAPKTGPGTLEIEFASARPRGVLTVFSGTTQILNRRYRFVEKKNFLVRKGVGGSFEESIELPEGSRDLRLYLTQPKRPTQHRPITVQIPPGESRILRLRVEADGRFVVDSR